CCAGCCGAACTCGTAGTTGCCGAGGCCCTCGAGCTCCGGGTGAGCGGTGGTGGTCATGCGGGGTTCCTCCCGGATGCGGCGACGTCGTGAGTGGTGCGTGAGTCGGTCGAACGTGTGGTGGTCTCGGTGACGGGCGGTGCGGCCCGCGGCACGAAGGTGGTGCAGACACCGTCTCCGTGGGCGATGGTCGCCAGGCGCTGCACGTGGGTGCCCAGCAGCTGCGAGAAGACCTCGGTCTCGGCCTCGCAGAACTGGGGGAACTGCTCGGCGATGTGTGCCACCGGGCAGTGGTGCTGGCAGAGCTGCTCGCCGAGCGGGGCGCTGCGCACGGTGGCAGCGTAACCGTCCTCGCTGAGCGCTCCGGCCAGTGCCTGCGCCTTGGTCGGGGTGTCCGGGCACTCGTCCATCGAGCCGGCGTAGCGCTCGGCGTCGCGGGCGAGGCGGGCGCGGGCGAAGGCGGCCAGCGCCTCCTTGCCCTTCTCGCCGCCGCCGACGGACTCGGCCAGGAAGCTGAGCGCGTCGGCCGC
This genomic interval from Streptacidiphilus rugosus AM-16 contains the following:
- a CDS encoding helix-turn-helix transcriptional regulator; the encoded protein is MREMLETGGEAVDATASATHAHASSSRDRIARSILDHGPSSAADLAERLGITQAAVRRQLDALTGAGLVTSREQKVYGHRGRGRPARVFVLTDSGRSTFYQAYDQLAADALSFLAESVGGGEKGKEALAAFARARLARDAERYAGSMDECPDTPTKAQALAGALSEDGYAATVRSAPLGEQLCQHHCPVAHIAEQFPQFCEAETEVFSQLLGTHVQRLATIAHGDGVCTTFVPRAAPPVTETTTRSTDSRTTHDVAASGRNPA